The following are encoded together in the Alphaproteobacteria bacterium genome:
- a CDS encoding flagellar FliJ family protein, with protein MKSLDTLIRLQKWQLDEKRRQLVELRRMYDDLCTAIARLDQEIAAEATLATSDPSLGATFGVFAQAARGRRDKLVASRAELDARIEGAEQEIAEAFGELKKIEVTKQGREARAQAQLARREQAALDEVGGLMMRRRQVAAAAD; from the coding sequence ATGAAGAGTCTGGACACCCTGATCCGCCTGCAGAAGTGGCAGCTGGACGAGAAGCGCCGCCAGCTGGTGGAGTTGCGCCGCATGTATGACGACCTGTGTACCGCGATCGCGCGGCTCGACCAGGAGATCGCGGCCGAGGCGACGCTGGCGACCAGCGACCCGTCGCTCGGCGCCACGTTCGGCGTGTTCGCCCAGGCGGCGCGCGGCCGGCGCGACAAGCTGGTGGCGTCGCGGGCCGAGCTCGACGCCCGGATAGAAGGAGCGGAGCAGGAGATCGCCGAGGCGTTCGGCGAGCTGAAGAAGATCGAGGTGACCAAGCAGGGCCGCGAGGCCCGGGCGCAGGCTCAGCTGGCCCGGCGCGAGCAAGCCGCACTCGACGAGGTCGGCGGACTCATGATGCGCCGTCGCCAGGTGGCCGCGGCGGCCGACTGA
- a CDS encoding protein-glutamate O-methyltransferase — protein sequence MNTEGFEFISALLKKRSGLVLTRDKMYLLESRLTPVARQFGVGGLDALIDAIRQRQDAKMIDAVVEAMTTNESFFFRDIKPFDQFRDFVLPELIKSRATTKHIRVWCAACSSGQEPYSLCMILKERAAQLAGWRIEIVATDISREMLTKARRGVYSQFEVQRGLPIGNLVKYFTQEGDKWTISAELRNMVQYREFNLLESPRGLGMFDVVFCRNVLIYFDQATKGKVLEGIGGVMRPDAFLYLGGAETVLGVTDRFAPISGMRGIYGHVNRDSGGSMRAAG from the coding sequence ATGAATACCGAGGGCTTTGAGTTCATTTCCGCGCTGCTGAAGAAGCGCAGCGGCCTGGTCCTGACCCGAGACAAGATGTACCTGCTCGAGAGTCGGCTGACCCCTGTTGCACGCCAATTCGGCGTGGGCGGGCTCGACGCGCTGATCGATGCCATCCGGCAGCGACAGGACGCGAAGATGATCGACGCGGTGGTCGAAGCGATGACCACGAACGAGTCGTTCTTCTTCCGCGACATCAAGCCGTTCGACCAGTTCCGCGATTTCGTGCTGCCGGAGCTGATCAAGTCGCGCGCGACCACCAAGCACATCCGGGTGTGGTGCGCGGCCTGTTCCAGCGGCCAGGAGCCCTATTCGCTGTGCATGATCCTGAAGGAGCGGGCGGCGCAACTGGCGGGCTGGCGGATCGAGATCGTCGCCACCGACATCTCGCGCGAGATGCTGACCAAGGCACGCCGCGGCGTCTATTCCCAGTTCGAGGTGCAGCGCGGTCTGCCGATCGGCAACCTGGTCAAGTACTTCACCCAGGAAGGCGACAAGTGGACCATCTCGGCCGAGCTGCGCAACATGGTGCAGTACCGGGAGTTCAACCTGCTGGAGAGCCCGCGCGGGCTCGGCATGTTCGACGTCGTGTTCTGCCGCAACGTGCTGATCTATTTCGACCAGGCGACCAAGGGCAAGGTGCTGGAGGGCATCGGCGGCGTGATGCGGCCGGACGCCTTCCTCTACCTCGGCGGCGCCGAGACGGTGCTGGGCGTGACCGATCGCTTCGCCCCGATCTCCGGCATGCGCGGGATCTACGGCCACGTCAATCGCGACTCCGGCGGTTCGATGCGCGCCGCCGGCTGA
- a CDS encoding chemotaxis response regulator protein-glutamate methylesterase, protein MTFPTRPRNGEAPGTADSEPYRVLLVDDSAVYRGLVRREIAKCPDIAVVGACGDGASAVRTLRTTEVDVVVLDIEMPVMDGLTALPQLIEARPTAKVIMASTLTERNADISLRALQMGAAETIAKPTSTGLGSDAERFVEELIRKIRALGDAARRAQVRLERRAATGLASRPAVPAARARASAVAEAGTGQTGADYTLRPAPTRAPTLIAIGSSTGGPKALITMLETMTKTVRVPIVITQHMPATFTSILAAHIARATGRKTFEATEGMPVHAEHIYIAPGDFHMTLRRDARGGITLHLDQGPPENFCRPAVDPMLRSVATTFGPNALAIILTGMGHDGAKGAKDLVAAGGSVIAQDQATSVVWGMPQAAAKTGVCSAVLPLEEIAPYVAKLAMRHAA, encoded by the coding sequence ATGACATTTCCAACCCGACCCAGAAACGGCGAAGCGCCGGGCACGGCCGATTCCGAGCCCTATCGCGTCTTGCTGGTCGACGACTCGGCCGTCTATCGCGGCCTGGTCCGACGCGAGATCGCGAAATGCCCGGACATCGCGGTCGTCGGCGCCTGCGGCGACGGTGCGTCGGCCGTGCGCACGCTGCGCACGACCGAAGTCGACGTCGTCGTGCTCGACATCGAGATGCCGGTGATGGACGGTCTGACCGCACTGCCGCAGCTGATCGAGGCGCGCCCGACCGCCAAGGTGATCATGGCGTCGACCCTGACGGAGCGGAACGCGGACATCAGTCTGCGCGCGCTGCAGATGGGCGCGGCCGAGACGATCGCCAAGCCGACGTCGACCGGGCTCGGTTCCGATGCCGAACGCTTCGTCGAGGAACTCATCCGCAAGATCCGGGCCCTTGGCGACGCCGCCCGCCGGGCGCAGGTGCGGCTGGAGCGCCGCGCCGCGACCGGCTTGGCCAGCCGGCCGGCGGTGCCGGCCGCCAGGGCCCGTGCCAGCGCCGTCGCGGAGGCCGGCACCGGCCAGACCGGCGCCGACTACACGCTGCGGCCGGCGCCGACCCGGGCGCCGACGCTGATCGCCATCGGCTCGTCGACCGGCGGGCCCAAGGCGCTGATCACGATGCTGGAGACGATGACCAAGACGGTGCGCGTGCCGATCGTGATCACCCAGCACATGCCGGCGACGTTCACCTCGATCCTTGCAGCCCACATCGCCCGTGCGACGGGGCGCAAGACCTTCGAGGCGACCGAAGGCATGCCGGTTCACGCCGAGCACATCTACATCGCGCCCGGCGACTTTCACATGACGCTGCGCCGCGACGCGCGCGGCGGCATTACGCTGCATCTCGACCAGGGGCCGCCGGAGAATTTCTGCCGGCCCGCGGTCGACCCGATGCTGCGCTCGGTCGCCACCACCTTCGGCCCCAACGCTCTGGCCATCATCCTGACCGGGATGGGCCATGACGGAGCGAAGGGCGCCAAGGACCTGGTCGCCGCCGGCGGCAGCGTGATCGCGCAGGACCAGGCGACCAGCGTCGTCTGGGGCATGCCGCAGGCTGCGGCAAAGACCGGCGTCTGCAGCGCGGTTCTCCCGCTGGAGGAGATCGCACCCTATGTGGCCAAGCTTGCAATGAGGCACGCGGCATGA
- a CDS encoding response regulator transcription factor, producing the protein MRVLLVEDDTPIARSIQMMLQSEGFVVDVTDLGEDGLEIGKLYDYDIIVLDLMLPDIDGYEVLRRLRAARVQTPILILSGLNEPNNKVKGLGFGADDYLTKPFDKAELIARIHAIIRRSKGHSESVIRTGKLAVNLDAHTVEVDGKPLHLTGKEYGILELLSLRKGTTLTKEMFLNHLYGGIDEPELKIIDVFVCKLRKKLSTATGGDNYIETVWGRGYVLRDPQAEGGAQRQAGAGVPVGHDDDGLMSFARAS; encoded by the coding sequence ATGCGGGTTCTCTTGGTAGAAGACGATACGCCGATCGCGCGCAGCATCCAGATGATGCTGCAGTCGGAGGGTTTCGTCGTCGACGTGACCGACCTGGGTGAGGACGGCCTGGAAATCGGCAAGCTCTACGACTACGACATCATCGTGCTCGACCTGATGCTGCCCGACATCGACGGCTACGAGGTGCTGCGGCGGCTGCGCGCGGCGCGGGTGCAGACCCCGATCCTGATCCTGTCCGGCCTCAACGAGCCGAACAACAAGGTCAAGGGCCTCGGCTTCGGCGCCGACGACTACCTGACCAAGCCGTTCGACAAGGCCGAGCTGATCGCCCGCATCCACGCCATCATCCGACGCTCGAAGGGCCATTCGGAATCGGTGATCCGCACCGGCAAGCTGGCAGTCAACCTGGACGCGCACACGGTCGAGGTCGACGGCAAACCGCTGCACCTGACCGGCAAGGAATACGGCATCCTCGAGCTGCTGAGCCTGCGCAAGGGCACGACGCTGACCAAGGAGATGTTCCTGAACCATCTCTATGGCGGCATCGACGAGCCGGAGCTGAAGATCATCGACGTGTTCGTCTGCAAGCTGCGCAAGAAGCTGTCCACCGCCACCGGCGGCGACAACTACATCGAGACCGTCTGGGGCCGCGGCTATGTGCTGCGCGATCCGCAGGCGGAGGGCGGCGCCCAGCGCCAGGCCGGTGCCGGCGTGCCGGTCGGCCACGACGACGACGGGCTGATGTCGTTCGCCCGCGCCAGCTAA
- the fliI gene encoding flagellar protein export ATPase FliI gives MSQLVDHLVREVSNIPSPQIFGRVTAAQGMLIEVGGAHRAMSVGDRCRVRTRGRAPLRCEVVGFRQDRAIVMPFGPAEGIGLGCRVELSGAAAYAHPSRGWLGRVVNALGEPIDGKGPLPQGPQGYEIRSLPPAAHTRERVGRKIDLGVRALNAFVTCCRGQRMGIFAGSGVGKSVLMSMLARYTQCDVAVIALVGERGREVQEFIEDDLGADGLARSVVVVATSDEPPLMRRQAAQLAMAVAESFRDEGRDVLCLMDSVTRYAMALREIGLSAGEPPTTKGYPPSVFAELPKLLERAGPGQSGQGSITGLFTVLVEGDDHNEPIADAVRGILDGHIVMERRIAERGRYPAINVLRSVSRTMPQCNAPEVTALVTKARQLMATYADMEELIRLGAYRPGSNQEVDAAIAVQPDLEAFLTQAKSDCTDFETTYARLAEILGEPAPQGNEA, from the coding sequence ATGTCGCAGCTGGTCGATCACCTGGTGCGGGAGGTTTCTAACATCCCGAGCCCGCAGATCTTTGGTCGGGTGACGGCCGCCCAGGGCATGCTGATCGAGGTCGGCGGCGCCCACCGCGCCATGTCGGTCGGCGACCGCTGCCGCGTGCGCACCCGCGGCCGCGCGCCGCTGCGGTGCGAGGTCGTCGGCTTCCGCCAGGATCGCGCGATCGTGATGCCGTTCGGGCCGGCGGAGGGCATCGGGCTCGGCTGCCGGGTCGAGCTCAGCGGCGCGGCCGCCTATGCGCATCCCAGCCGCGGCTGGCTCGGCCGCGTCGTCAATGCGCTCGGCGAGCCGATCGACGGCAAGGGGCCGCTGCCGCAGGGGCCGCAGGGCTACGAGATCCGGTCGCTGCCGCCCGCCGCCCACACCCGCGAGCGGGTCGGCCGCAAGATCGACCTCGGCGTGCGCGCGCTCAATGCCTTCGTCACCTGCTGCCGCGGCCAGCGCATGGGCATCTTTGCCGGTTCCGGCGTCGGCAAGTCGGTGCTGATGTCGATGCTGGCCCGCTACACCCAATGCGACGTCGCGGTGATCGCCCTGGTCGGCGAGCGCGGCCGCGAGGTGCAGGAGTTCATCGAGGACGACCTCGGCGCCGACGGGCTCGCGCGCAGCGTGGTCGTCGTCGCCACGTCCGACGAGCCGCCGCTGATGCGCCGCCAGGCCGCGCAGCTGGCGATGGCGGTCGCCGAGAGCTTTCGCGACGAGGGCCGCGACGTGCTCTGCCTGATGGACAGCGTGACCCGCTATGCCATGGCGCTGCGTGAGATCGGACTGTCCGCCGGCGAGCCGCCGACCACCAAGGGCTATCCGCCGTCCGTGTTCGCCGAACTGCCGAAGCTGCTGGAACGGGCCGGCCCCGGCCAGTCCGGCCAGGGCAGCATCACCGGCCTGTTCACCGTGCTGGTGGAAGGCGACGACCATAACGAGCCGATCGCGGATGCGGTGCGCGGCATCCTCGACGGGCACATCGTCATGGAGCGGCGCATCGCCGAACGCGGCCGCTATCCCGCCATCAACGTGCTGCGCTCGGTCTCGCGGACGATGCCGCAATGCAACGCGCCGGAGGTCACGGCGCTGGTGACCAAGGCCCGCCAGCTGATGGCGACCTATGCCGACATGGAAGAGCTGATCCGCCTCGGCGCCTATCGGCCGGGCAGCAACCAGGAGGTCGATGCCGCGATCGCGGTGCAGCCGGACCTGGAGGCCTTCCTGACCCAGGCCAAGAGCGACTGCACCGATTTCGAGACGACCTACGCCAGGCTGGCCGAGATTCTCGGCGAACCGGCGCCGCAGGGGAATGAAGCATGA
- a CDS encoding chemotaxis protein CheW, with protein sequence MSEAINQNSDYVTVTVAKQLFGIPVLTVQDILGPQRITRIPLAPPEVAGALNLRGRIVTAIDVRSRLGLPPRKPGDEGMAVVVEHDQELYSLLIDSVGDVLSLPASTFERNPTTMDALWREVSVGIHRLKDELMMVLDVDRLLNIDKALAA encoded by the coding sequence ATGAGCGAAGCCATCAATCAGAATTCGGACTATGTGACCGTCACGGTCGCCAAGCAGCTGTTCGGCATCCCGGTGCTGACCGTGCAGGACATCCTCGGGCCGCAGCGGATCACGCGGATCCCGCTGGCGCCGCCGGAGGTTGCCGGTGCGCTGAACCTGCGCGGCCGCATCGTCACCGCGATCGACGTGCGCAGCCGGCTCGGCCTGCCGCCGCGCAAGCCCGGCGACGAAGGCATGGCGGTGGTGGTCGAGCACGACCAGGAACTCTACAGCCTGCTGATCGATTCCGTCGGCGATGTGCTCAGCCTGCCGGCCAGCACCTTCGAGCGCAATCCGACGACGATGGATGCCCTGTGGCGCGAGGTCTCGGTCGGCATCCACCGGCTGAAGGACGAGCTGATGATGGTCCTCGACGTCGATCGGCTGCTGAACATCGACAAGGCCCTGGCGGCCTAG